Proteins from a genomic interval of Harpia harpyja isolate bHarHar1 chromosome 9, bHarHar1 primary haplotype, whole genome shotgun sequence:
- the OSGIN1 gene encoding oxidative stress-induced growth inhibitor 1, with protein sequence MLPDRKMYALLTRPQNMSGFKPLPVVIIGNGPSGICLSYLLSGNIPYFKRGSLHPHPILQRKLEEAPDVSILDQDLEYLSEGLEGRSHSPVALLFDTLQRPDTDFGGTAESVLTWWHETNRAIPHLVLGRNAPGGAWHSIEGSMVTLSRGEWMGLPDLPFKDWLKQKRRGLRNNRATAEDIAQYYQHYVMKKGLQKNFRCGTVVTSVSKVSAESTSSHTQKDLPENSDSLWNFNEKSAEVFQVDGFFKTVKGDKEPFSIYAENVVLATGTYDSPTWLGVKGENLSYVHHQLSALEEAVKNNSIGIMSDPVLIVGAGLTAADAILFAHHCNIPVIHVFRRRVSDPGLIFNQLPKMMYPEYHKVHQMMKEQSAACAGPYECYVSLPEHHVLSFGKDKKCIFQDKNGYQKVYKISMALVLTGSNPNLSFLPNNAIDLAMDSDQPVNPKRNPIDVDPFTYECTQEKGLYALGPLAGDNFVRFVQGGALAVASSLLKKANKNPP encoded by the exons ATGCTTCCGGACAGGAAGATGTATGCTTTATTGACCAGACCTCAGAATATGAGTGGGTTCAAGCCACTGCCTGTTGTGATCATAG GGAATGGACCTTCAGGAATCTGTCTTTCATATTTGCTGTCAGGCAACATCCCTTACTTCAAAAGAGGCTCTCTTCATCCTCATCCCATTCTTCAGAGGAAACTGGAAGAGGCACCAGATGTCTCCATTTTGGACCAG GATTTGGAGTATCTGTCTGAAGGCTTGGAGGGACGATCCCACAGCCCTGTGGCTCTTCTGTTTGATACTCTTCAGCGTCCAGACACAGACTTTGGTGGAACAGCAGAATCTGTCCTCACTTGGTGGCACGAGACCAACAGAGCCATCCCTCACCTGGTCCTTGGCAGAAATGCTCCTGGAGGTGCCTGGCAT TCTATTGAGGGCTCTATGGTTACCCTGAGTAGAGGGGAATGGATGGGACTCCCAGATCTCCCATTCAAAGACTGGCTAAAGCAAAAGAGAAG AGGCCTCAGAAACAATAGAGCCACAGCAGAAGACATTGCTCAATATTACCAACACTATGTGATGAAGAAAGGACTGCAGAAGAATTTCAGATGTGGTACTGTTGTGACCTCTGTGAGCAAAGTGAGTGCAGAGAGCACCTCCAGCCACACACAGAAAGATCTGCCAGAGAATAGTGACTCACTCTGGAACTTCAATGAGAAAAGTGCAGAGGTCTTTCAGGTGGATGGATTTTTCAAAACTGTGAAAGGTGATAAAGAGCCCTTCTCCATCTATGCAGAGAATGTGGTCTTAGCTACAGGAACATACGATAGTCCTACTTGGCTTGGGGTCAAGGGAGAGAACCTTTCTTATGTCCATCACCAGCTGTCTGCCCTAGAGGAAGCAGTGAAGAACAACAGCATTGGCATTATGTCAGATCCGGTCTTGATTGTAGGTGCTGGCCTGACAGCTGCTGATGCGATTCTCTTTGCTCACCATTGCAATATTCCAGTAATCCATGTTTTTCGGAGACGAGTCAGTGATCCGGGTCTTATTTTTAACCAGCTCCCCAAAATGATGTACCCTGAATACCACAAAGTCCATCAGATGATGAAAGAACAGTCAGCTGCTTGTGCTGGGCCCTATGAGTGTTACGTTAGCCTTCCTGAACATCATGTGCTATCCTTTGGCAAGGACAAGAAATGTATCTTTCAAGACAAGAATGGCTACCAGAAAGTTTATAAAATTTCCATGGCTCTTGTTCTAACTGGCTCAAACCCCAACCTCTCCTTTCTGCCAAATAATGCCATTGACTTGGCAATGGACAGCGACCAACCAGTCAATCCAAAGAGGAATCCCATAGATGTTGACCCATTCACCTATGAATGCACTCAGGAGAAAGGGCTTTATGCTCTAGGACCTCTAGCTGGAGATAACTTTGTACGCTTTGTACAGGGAGGGGCTCTGGCTGTTGCCAGCTCTCtgttaaagaaagcaaacaaaaatcccccctaa